In a single window of the Amycolatopsis sp. cg5 genome:
- a CDS encoding DUF4233 domain-containing protein has translation MSEVKPPAKDPMKSFRGVMSGTLIMEAIAVALALPVVANVGGGISTLTGWSMIVIAVALIVLCGMIKRPWAVPAVLALQVAMIAFIVTLPAMGILGLIFGGIWLWLLWLRKDVLRRMAAGTLPSQQ, from the coding sequence ATGAGCGAGGTCAAGCCGCCTGCCAAGGACCCGATGAAGTCGTTCCGCGGCGTCATGTCGGGCACGCTGATCATGGAGGCCATCGCGGTCGCGCTGGCTCTGCCGGTGGTCGCGAACGTCGGCGGCGGCATCAGCACGCTGACCGGCTGGTCGATGATCGTGATCGCGGTCGCGCTGATCGTGCTGTGCGGCATGATCAAGCGGCCGTGGGCGGTGCCCGCGGTGCTGGCGCTGCAGGTCGCGATGATCGCGTTCATCGTGACACTGCCCGCGATGGGCATCCTCGGTCTCATCTTCGGCGGCATCTGGCTGTGGCTGCTCTGGCTGCGCAAGGACGTCCTGCGCCGGATGGCCGCCGGCACCTTGCCCAGCCAGCAGTAG
- a CDS encoding penicillin acylase family protein encodes MRVPVLAACVLTTMSLLTSPASAGHEPRATIRYTEHGVPHIVARSFDGLGYGYGYAAAKDNFCELANGYLTLSAERSRFLGPDGKGNDALSGARTNLASDLHFQRLNDSGVVEGLVAQRAPQGPLPEVRQLVAGYVAGYNKYLAQGVTDPTCRGAAWLRPIRELDVYRHFYAVAGVAGQGALADALVNSQPGATAEAPADAAKIAAAADAALGTGDLGSNGIAIGADATAHGSSVLLGNPHYPWQGGRRFWQSQLTIPGRFDAAGASLLGFPLIQIGHTANAAWTHTVATARTVGLYEVPLSPDDRMTYLVDGKPEKMTSTTVHVKVKQPDGSLADVGRQLYSTRYGPVLTSFFGTPVPWTTKSAYAVRDANATNLRGLNTWFQLDQAQDTRQIVRALSSTLGAPWVNTIATDRAGNALYADIQTVPHVTDTLVNECSTPLGRNLFPASGFSVLDGSRSACGWGSDPDAVQPGLLGPGKLPMTQRRDYALNANDSPWQANVKAPITGYPRIVGDIGTTRSARTREALLSVDGKTFTPDSMKRLLFGDRSRMAELAAADAAKLCDAGPACAALTAWDHRYTLDSRGSLLFEQFVLKLPPNPWKVAFDPKDPVNTPNTLDTDNPLVRKAFSDAVAELTAAKLPLDARLADGQAVTRNGERIPIHGAPHALGVLNVVTPVWDPAKGNAEVVHGTSFVQVVGFGRDRCPDASTLLTYSQSTDPTSPYFSDQTKLFGQGEWVRGRFCERDIMSSPALRVVRLR; translated from the coding sequence ATGCGAGTCCCAGTGCTGGCGGCCTGCGTGCTGACCACCATGTCCTTGCTCACTTCGCCCGCGTCGGCGGGCCACGAACCACGCGCGACGATCCGCTACACCGAGCACGGTGTCCCGCACATCGTCGCGCGTTCCTTCGACGGTCTCGGCTACGGCTACGGGTATGCCGCCGCGAAGGACAACTTCTGCGAGCTGGCCAACGGGTATCTGACGTTGAGCGCCGAGCGGTCCCGGTTCCTCGGGCCGGACGGCAAGGGGAACGACGCGCTCAGTGGCGCGCGGACGAACCTCGCCAGTGACCTGCATTTCCAGCGTCTCAACGACTCCGGGGTCGTCGAAGGGCTGGTCGCCCAGCGTGCGCCGCAGGGTCCGCTGCCTGAGGTGCGGCAGCTCGTCGCGGGCTATGTCGCCGGGTACAACAAGTACCTGGCGCAAGGGGTCACCGACCCCACCTGCCGCGGTGCCGCGTGGCTGAGGCCGATCCGGGAACTCGACGTCTACCGGCACTTCTACGCCGTCGCGGGCGTCGCGGGGCAGGGCGCGCTCGCCGACGCGCTGGTGAACTCCCAGCCCGGTGCCACGGCTGAAGCTCCCGCCGACGCGGCGAAGATCGCCGCGGCCGCCGACGCCGCGCTGGGCACCGGAGACCTCGGCAGCAACGGCATCGCGATCGGCGCCGACGCCACCGCGCACGGCAGCAGCGTGCTGCTCGGCAACCCGCATTACCCCTGGCAGGGCGGACGGCGGTTCTGGCAGTCGCAGCTCACCATTCCCGGGCGGTTCGACGCGGCGGGCGCGAGCCTGCTCGGCTTCCCGCTGATCCAGATCGGGCACACGGCCAACGCCGCGTGGACGCACACGGTCGCCACCGCGCGGACGGTCGGCCTGTACGAGGTGCCGCTCTCCCCCGACGACCGCATGACGTACCTGGTCGACGGCAAGCCGGAGAAGATGACCTCGACGACCGTGCACGTCAAGGTCAAGCAGCCGGACGGTTCGCTCGCCGACGTCGGCAGGCAGTTGTATTCGACTCGCTATGGGCCGGTGCTCACCTCCTTCTTCGGCACACCGGTGCCGTGGACCACGAAGTCCGCCTACGCGGTGCGGGACGCGAACGCGACGAACCTGCGCGGGCTCAACACCTGGTTCCAGCTGGACCAGGCACAGGACACGCGCCAGATCGTGCGCGCGCTTTCGTCGACCTTGGGTGCGCCGTGGGTCAACACGATCGCCACCGACCGGGCCGGGAACGCGCTCTACGCGGACATCCAGACTGTCCCACACGTCACCGACACTTTGGTGAACGAGTGCTCAACTCCGTTGGGGCGTAACCTTTTCCCGGCTTCCGGCTTCTCCGTGCTCGACGGTTCCCGGTCGGCGTGCGGCTGGGGAAGCGACCCGGACGCGGTCCAGCCCGGACTGCTCGGCCCCGGGAAACTGCCGATGACCCAGCGCCGTGACTACGCGCTCAACGCGAACGACAGCCCCTGGCAGGCGAACGTGAAGGCGCCGATCACCGGGTACCCGCGCATCGTCGGCGACATCGGCACCACGCGCTCGGCGCGCACCCGCGAGGCGTTGCTGAGCGTGGACGGCAAGACGTTCACTCCGGACTCGATGAAGCGGCTGCTCTTCGGCGACCGGAGCCGGATGGCCGAACTCGCGGCCGCCGACGCCGCGAAGCTGTGCGACGCCGGACCCGCGTGCGCCGCGCTGACCGCTTGGGACCACCGGTACACGCTCGATTCCCGCGGTTCGCTGCTGTTCGAGCAGTTCGTGCTGAAGCTGCCGCCCAACCCGTGGAAGGTCGCGTTCGACCCAAAGGACCCGGTCAACACGCCGAACACGCTCGACACTGACAATCCCTTGGTGCGTAAGGCTTTCAGCGATGCCGTCGCGGAGTTGACGGCCGCGAAGCTCCCGCTCGACGCCCGGCTGGCCGACGGTCAGGCCGTGACCCGCAACGGCGAGCGGATCCCGATCCACGGCGCTCCGCACGCGCTCGGCGTGCTGAATGTCGTGACGCCGGTGTGGGATCCGGCGAAGGGCAACGCCGAGGTGGTCCATGGCACGAGCTTCGTGCAGGTGGTCGGGTTCGGGCGGGATCGGTGCCCGGACGCGTCGACGTTGCTCACGTACTCGCAGTCGACCGATCCGACGTCACCCTATTTCTCCGACCAGACGAAGCTTTTCGGGCAAGGCGAATGGGTGCGCGGACGCTTCTGCGAACGGGACATCATGAGCTCGCCCGCGCTGCGAGTGGTGCGTCTGCGGTAA
- a CDS encoding alkaline phosphatase yields MTEPTRRTLLRAGFLGAGVLATGALRAPLAGASPLVRPRPVLTHGVQSGDVTTDSAIVWTRADKPSRLIVEVSCDESFRHARRIRGPVMSPETGGTGKVRIPGLLPGTEYHYRVVADDDRTRSEPLTGRFGTAPLPFSRRDLRLVWGGDVVGQNWGINPERGGMTIYGAMAARNPDLFLHSGDTVYADGPLTETVALPGGRTWRNIVTPEKSKVAETLDEYRGQFAYNLLDENLKRFAASVPSYVQWDDHEVVNNWYPGEILNDRPEYTEKRVDVLAPRAFQAFHEWHPIDRRAAVDGRVYRHFRYGARAEIFVLDMRTYKDANTSDRTKPGHILGDKQARWLVDALDRSTATWKIIQADLPIGLTVPDGKDIEGVANGLPGAPGGRETELAWVLSEIRKRKVRNVVWLTADVHYTAAHEYSPDRATFQDFDPFWEFVSGPLNAGAFGPNTLDPTFGPQAVFVHAPPAANTSPADGFQHFGEINIDGSSGALTVDLRDATGASLWSKTLQPQRR; encoded by the coding sequence ATGACCGAACCGACTCGCCGTACCCTGCTGCGCGCAGGTTTCCTGGGCGCCGGAGTGCTCGCCACCGGAGCACTGCGCGCCCCGCTCGCGGGAGCGTCCCCGCTGGTCCGACCCCGGCCCGTGCTGACACATGGCGTGCAGTCCGGTGACGTGACCACCGACTCCGCCATCGTCTGGACGCGCGCGGACAAGCCGTCCCGGCTGATCGTCGAGGTGTCGTGCGACGAATCGTTCCGGCACGCGCGCCGCATCCGCGGGCCGGTGATGAGCCCGGAGACCGGCGGCACCGGCAAGGTCCGCATCCCCGGTCTGCTGCCGGGCACGGAGTACCACTACCGCGTGGTCGCCGACGACGACCGGACCCGCAGCGAGCCGCTGACCGGGCGGTTCGGCACGGCTCCGCTGCCGTTCAGCCGCCGCGACCTGCGGCTCGTGTGGGGCGGCGACGTCGTCGGCCAGAACTGGGGCATCAACCCCGAGCGCGGCGGCATGACCATCTACGGCGCCATGGCCGCGCGGAACCCCGACCTGTTCCTGCACAGCGGCGACACCGTGTACGCCGACGGGCCGCTGACCGAGACCGTCGCGCTGCCCGGCGGACGGACCTGGCGCAACATCGTCACGCCGGAGAAGTCGAAGGTCGCCGAGACGCTCGACGAGTACCGCGGCCAGTTCGCCTACAACCTGCTCGACGAGAACCTCAAGCGGTTCGCCGCTTCCGTGCCGAGTTACGTGCAGTGGGACGACCACGAGGTCGTCAACAACTGGTATCCCGGCGAAATCCTCAACGACCGCCCCGAATACACCGAAAAGCGCGTCGACGTGCTCGCCCCGCGCGCGTTCCAGGCATTCCACGAATGGCACCCGATCGACCGCCGCGCGGCCGTCGACGGCCGCGTCTACCGGCATTTCCGCTACGGCGCGCGTGCCGAGATCTTCGTGCTCGACATGCGGACCTACAAGGACGCCAACACCTCGGACCGCACCAAGCCCGGCCACATCCTCGGTGACAAGCAGGCGCGCTGGCTCGTCGACGCGCTCGACCGCAGCACCGCGACCTGGAAGATCATCCAGGCCGACCTGCCGATCGGGCTGACCGTGCCGGACGGCAAGGACATCGAAGGCGTCGCGAACGGCCTGCCCGGCGCGCCTGGCGGCCGTGAGACCGAGCTGGCCTGGGTGCTGAGCGAGATCCGCAAGCGCAAGGTGCGCAACGTGGTCTGGCTGACCGCGGACGTGCACTACACGGCCGCGCACGAGTACTCGCCGGACCGCGCGACCTTCCAGGACTTCGATCCGTTCTGGGAGTTCGTTTCCGGTCCGCTCAACGCCGGCGCGTTCGGGCCGAACACGCTCGACCCGACATTCGGGCCCCAGGCCGTTTTCGTGCACGCGCCGCCCGCCGCGAACACCTCGCCCGCCGACGGTTTCCAGCATTTCGGTGAGATCAACATCGACGGTTCCAGTGGCGCGCTGACCGTTGACCTCCGCGACGCCACGGGTGCTTCGCTGTGGTCGAAGACCCTGCAGCCGCAGCGCCGCTGA
- the ndk gene encoding nucleoside-diphosphate kinase, protein MTERTLVLVKPDGVARGLVGEVISRIERKGLKLAALELRTVERSVAEEHYAEHKERPFFGDLLEFITSGPLVALAVEGPRAIAAFRQLAGGTDPVEKATPGTIRGDFALETQYNLVHGSDSPESAERELKLWFPEA, encoded by the coding sequence GTGACTGAACGCACCCTGGTTCTGGTCAAGCCCGATGGCGTCGCGCGCGGCCTGGTCGGCGAGGTCATCTCGCGGATCGAGCGCAAGGGCCTGAAGCTGGCCGCGCTGGAACTGCGCACCGTCGAGCGCTCGGTCGCCGAGGAGCACTACGCCGAGCACAAGGAGCGCCCGTTCTTCGGTGACCTCCTCGAGTTCATCACCTCGGGCCCGCTCGTCGCGCTCGCCGTCGAGGGCCCGCGCGCGATCGCCGCGTTCCGCCAGCTCGCCGGTGGCACCGACCCGGTCGAGAAGGCCACCCCCGGCACGATCCGCGGCGACTTCGCGCTGGAGACCCAGTACAACCTGGTGCACGGCTCCGACTCGCCGGAGTCGGCTGAGCGCGAGCTCAAGCTCTGGTTCCCGGAAGCCTGA
- a CDS encoding maleylpyruvate isomerase family mycothiol-dependent enzyme yields MPLAPADYLPHLRRLVAEFERVLRTADHDAPVKTCGDWRLTDLAVHLGNVHRWATGMIITGESIKQDFDKVPDGDLADWYAESAAKLIEALEAADPADPTWHFGTSAKIKAFWFRRQTQEIAVHLYDAATSAGEELVLDPVIAADGVDEVLTEMLPRVTRWHTPPPLTASLTLRATDAGTSWHLPAVGEGEVPAVGEDAEPAATAEGTGQELLLMLWQRYPLAKVELGGDTAAATAFLSARMTP; encoded by the coding sequence ATGCCGCTCGCGCCCGCCGACTACCTTCCGCACCTGCGCCGCCTCGTCGCGGAGTTCGAGCGCGTCCTGCGCACCGCCGACCACGACGCGCCCGTCAAGACGTGCGGTGACTGGCGGCTGACGGACCTCGCCGTGCATCTCGGCAACGTCCATCGCTGGGCCACCGGCATGATCATCACCGGCGAGTCCATCAAGCAGGACTTCGACAAGGTCCCGGACGGCGACCTGGCCGACTGGTACGCGGAGTCGGCGGCCAAGCTGATCGAGGCACTCGAAGCGGCCGATCCGGCCGACCCGACCTGGCATTTCGGCACCAGCGCCAAGATCAAGGCGTTCTGGTTCCGCCGCCAGACCCAGGAGATCGCGGTCCATCTCTACGACGCGGCCACCTCGGCGGGCGAGGAACTCGTGCTCGACCCCGTCATCGCGGCCGACGGCGTCGACGAGGTGCTCACCGAGATGCTGCCGCGCGTCACCCGCTGGCACACCCCGCCGCCGCTGACCGCGTCGCTCACCCTGCGCGCCACCGACGCCGGCACCTCGTGGCACCTGCCCGCGGTCGGCGAAGGCGAAGTGCCCGCCGTCGGCGAGGACGCCGAGCCCGCCGCGACGGCCGAAGGCACTGGCCAGGAACTGCTGCTCATGCTTTGGCAGCGCTACCCGCTCGCCAAAGTCGAGCTCGGTGGCGACACCGCCGCGGCCACTGCTTTCCTTTCCGCCCGGATGACGCCCTAG
- a CDS encoding phosphodiester glycosidase family protein, with product MKKSRLLALTAVLGSVLTAPATADPLSAPLGPPPVEAAPSASSAHEGPVTYATAEPDDGLLTSSATSPVAPGLNLTEFDRYDPLGWIRGDTLAVDLTVKSLRPTYLSPGTVSARTPLSQQVGRTGSVAGVNGDFFDINASGAPIGVGIDKSQLQTAPAAGHNLTASVTEAGRARLAEVFLEASVTLPGGQVLTASNFNSPEVASLGVYTPLWGASSRRTAVTGAARVREIELRGGVVSAVRTQPADGPIPAGSTVLLARDAGADALSALRVGDQVGVTFAPRSDAGKIAVAVGGNKVLVKNGQIQPVDSVAMHPRTAVGFSADGRKMWLATIDGRQIDSRGMTELELARHMKSLGASDAINLDGGGSSTLIAREEGEAAPTVHNSPSDGGERTVPNGIGFATAAGSGKLTAFAPRPVEDTTDARRVLPGLTRKLFPGGHDETGAPVAASPQWFTTSPARGSVTRGVFTAHEPGDVEVRAGQGLARGRLGLSVLGKAVRLATSTEQVALSGASARGTFKVLGYDADGYGTWIEPDDVKLDYDHSVVRVEPSGDGFAVTALKAAGASVITATAAGLSTHLSTSVGTESRLASGLDGPNGWSASVYPAVVGAALAEAPGHGGRGLALDYRLTGTNATRAAYVTAAVPLAVPAGTQKIGLWINGDGKGAWIRGELRDAANVPSIVDFSLSVDWTGWRYAEATVPAALPAGQRLTRFYAVENIPDQQYEGRLVFDDLTFSVAPSAEVPADSLPHDPALGLAGTGGLRVAVVSDAQFTSDNPAMVGQARRALREAVAAKPDLVLINGDLVDRGTAPDFALAKSVLLEELEGKVPWYYVPGNHEADGGHGLTEFQAAFGETHRVVDVRGIRLILLDSSRGTLRGGGFDQVRLLRSALDGAQADPAVRGVVVAMHHPVQDPSPTGGSQLTDRKEASLLTTWLTDFERASGKPAGAIASHAGVFSLSRVDGVPYLINGNSGKAPAAAPGDGGFVGWTLVRMDPADRREPVRFETRPNVDSLSISGPAALAPGGTAQVSAVLTQGGRQVPVAYPVSAAWTGSWGTRVGARTAPWDVAAFDPATGVLTALRPGTARLTVTVNGVSQTLVVQVG from the coding sequence GTGAAGAAGTCACGCCTGCTTGCGCTCACGGCCGTGCTGGGGTCCGTCCTCACCGCGCCCGCCACCGCCGACCCGCTGTCCGCCCCGCTCGGCCCGCCGCCGGTCGAAGCCGCGCCCTCGGCCTCGTCCGCGCACGAGGGCCCCGTCACCTACGCCACCGCCGAGCCCGACGACGGCCTGCTGACCAGCAGCGCCACCTCGCCGGTCGCGCCGGGACTGAACCTCACCGAGTTCGACCGCTACGACCCACTCGGCTGGATCCGCGGCGACACCCTCGCCGTCGACCTCACGGTGAAGTCGTTGCGCCCCACCTATCTCAGCCCAGGCACGGTGTCCGCGAGAACACCGCTCTCGCAGCAGGTCGGCCGCACCGGCTCGGTCGCGGGCGTCAACGGCGACTTCTTCGACATCAACGCCTCCGGCGCGCCGATCGGTGTCGGCATCGACAAGTCCCAGCTGCAGACGGCGCCCGCGGCAGGCCACAACCTCACCGCGTCGGTCACGGAAGCAGGCCGCGCGCGGCTCGCTGAGGTGTTCCTCGAAGCGTCGGTCACCCTGCCGGGCGGTCAGGTGCTGACGGCGTCGAACTTCAACAGCCCCGAGGTCGCCTCACTCGGCGTCTACACCCCGCTCTGGGGCGCGTCTTCGCGGCGCACGGCGGTCACCGGCGCGGCCAGGGTGCGCGAGATCGAGCTGCGCGGCGGCGTGGTCAGCGCGGTGCGCACCCAGCCGGCGGACGGCCCGATTCCTGCCGGCAGCACGGTTCTTCTGGCCAGAGACGCCGGAGCCGACGCGCTGAGCGCGCTGCGCGTGGGCGACCAGGTGGGCGTCACCTTCGCGCCGCGCAGTGACGCCGGGAAGATCGCGGTCGCCGTCGGCGGCAACAAGGTGCTCGTCAAGAACGGCCAGATCCAGCCGGTCGACTCGGTCGCGATGCACCCGCGCACGGCTGTCGGGTTCTCGGCGGACGGCCGGAAGATGTGGCTGGCGACCATCGACGGCCGCCAGATCGACAGCCGGGGCATGACCGAGCTCGAACTCGCCAGGCACATGAAGTCGCTCGGCGCGTCCGACGCGATCAACCTCGACGGCGGCGGCTCGTCGACGCTGATCGCCCGCGAGGAAGGCGAAGCCGCGCCGACCGTGCACAACTCGCCGTCCGACGGCGGCGAGCGCACCGTGCCCAACGGCATCGGCTTCGCGACGGCCGCGGGCAGCGGCAAGCTGACCGCGTTCGCACCACGCCCGGTCGAGGACACCACGGACGCCCGCCGGGTGCTGCCCGGCTTGACCCGCAAGCTCTTTCCCGGCGGTCACGACGAAACCGGCGCGCCCGTCGCCGCCTCGCCCCAGTGGTTCACCACGAGCCCGGCGCGGGGGAGCGTCACGCGAGGCGTCTTCACCGCGCACGAACCCGGCGACGTCGAAGTCAGGGCGGGACAGGGACTCGCGCGCGGACGGCTCGGGCTTTCGGTGCTGGGCAAGGCAGTCCGCCTCGCCACGAGTACCGAGCAGGTCGCGCTCTCGGGTGCTTCGGCGCGCGGCACGTTCAAGGTGCTCGGCTACGACGCGGACGGCTACGGCACCTGGATCGAGCCGGACGACGTCAAACTCGACTACGACCACTCGGTGGTGCGCGTCGAACCGTCCGGCGACGGGTTCGCCGTGACCGCGCTGAAGGCGGCCGGGGCGTCGGTCATCACCGCGACCGCGGCCGGATTGTCCACGCATCTCAGCACTTCCGTGGGCACCGAGTCCCGCCTCGCGTCCGGTTTGGACGGTCCGAACGGCTGGAGCGCGAGCGTCTACCCGGCGGTCGTCGGCGCCGCGCTGGCCGAGGCGCCCGGTCACGGCGGCCGAGGCTTGGCGTTGGACTACCGCCTGACCGGCACCAACGCGACCCGCGCCGCGTATGTGACGGCGGCCGTGCCGCTCGCGGTCCCGGCGGGCACGCAGAAGATCGGCTTGTGGATCAACGGTGACGGCAAGGGCGCCTGGATCCGCGGCGAACTCCGCGACGCCGCGAACGTCCCTTCGATCGTCGACTTCTCGCTGAGCGTCGACTGGACCGGCTGGCGCTACGCCGAGGCCACTGTGCCCGCCGCGTTGCCCGCCGGGCAGCGGCTGACCAGGTTCTACGCCGTCGAGAACATCCCGGACCAGCAATACGAAGGCCGTCTCGTCTTCGACGACCTGACCTTCTCGGTCGCGCCATCGGCCGAGGTGCCTGCGGACTCGCTCCCGCACGACCCGGCACTCGGCCTGGCCGGCACGGGCGGCCTGCGCGTCGCCGTCGTCAGCGACGCCCAGTTCACCTCGGACAACCCGGCGATGGTCGGCCAGGCACGCCGCGCGCTGCGCGAGGCCGTCGCGGCCAAGCCGGACCTCGTGCTCATCAACGGCGACCTGGTCGACCGCGGCACCGCGCCGGACTTCGCGCTGGCCAAGTCCGTGCTGCTCGAGGAACTCGAAGGCAAGGTCCCCTGGTACTACGTCCCCGGCAACCACGAAGCCGACGGCGGACACGGGCTCACCGAGTTCCAGGCCGCCTTCGGTGAGACCCATCGCGTGGTCGACGTGCGCGGGATCCGTTTGATACTCCTGGATTCCTCGCGCGGAACCCTGCGCGGCGGCGGCTTCGACCAGGTCCGGCTGCTGCGCTCGGCCTTGGACGGCGCACAGGCCGATCCCGCGGTACGCGGTGTCGTGGTGGCGATGCACCACCCGGTCCAGGACCCGAGCCCGACCGGCGGTTCCCAGCTGACCGACCGCAAGGAGGCCTCCCTCCTGACGACCTGGCTCACCGATTTCGAGCGTGCGTCAGGAAAACCGGCTGGCGCGATCGCCTCGCACGCCGGTGTCTTCAGTCTGTCGCGAGTGGACGGTGTGCCGTACCTGATCAACGGCAACTCGGGCAAGGCGCCCGCGGCCGCGCCCGGCGACGGCGGCTTCGTCGGCTGGACCCTCGTGCGGATGGACCCGGCCGACCGGCGCGAGCCGGTGCGCTTCGAAACCCGCCCGAACGTGGACTCGCTGAGCATCTCGGGACCTGCGGCTTTGGCGCCTGGCGGCACGGCCCAGGTCTCGGCCGTGCTCACCCAAGGCGGGCGGCAGGTACCGGTCGCGTATCCGGTGAGCGCGGCTTGGACGGGCTCGTGGGGCACCCGCGTCGGCGCGCGTACGGCGCCGTGGGACGTCGCGGCGTTCGATCCGGCGACGGGCGTGCTGACGGCATTGCGTCCGGGCACCGCGCGCCTGACGGTGACCGTGAACGGGGTGAGCCAGACACTGGTCGTCCAGGTCGGCTGA
- a CDS encoding pyridoxamine 5'-phosphate oxidase family protein encodes MTTIEQDVTEVRTALRDTLAAHKSMYLATVGSNGPWVGGVYFAESDPFTLELVLEDSGRTLAAIRANPEVAVVVSTGTPAEPFLQARATAEVIEGDEDSMIRARLQAKVPEVAPFLGFPIKTVRLTVSSWRVTDLVKGWLPGKEITPAA; translated from the coding sequence ATGACCACCATCGAGCAGGACGTGACCGAGGTGCGGACGGCACTGCGGGACACGTTGGCCGCGCACAAGTCGATGTACTTGGCGACGGTCGGGAGCAACGGCCCGTGGGTGGGCGGGGTGTACTTCGCCGAGAGCGACCCGTTCACCCTGGAGCTCGTGCTCGAAGACAGCGGCCGCACCCTCGCCGCGATCCGCGCGAACCCGGAGGTGGCCGTCGTGGTGTCGACCGGCACCCCGGCGGAGCCGTTCCTGCAGGCACGCGCGACGGCCGAGGTGATCGAGGGCGACGAGGACTCGATGATCCGCGCCCGGCTGCAGGCGAAGGTGCCCGAGGTGGCGCCGTTCCTGGGCTTCCCGATCAAGACGGTCCGGCTGACGGTCTCGTCGTGGCGGGTCACCGACCTGGTCAAGGGCTGGCTGCCGGGCAAGGAAATCACCCCGGCCGCCTAG
- a CDS encoding ABC transporter ATP-binding protein produces MVQAKALVKRFGEFEAVRGIDVQVKRGEAFGFLGPNGAGKSSTMRMIATVSPRSDGDLKVLGMDPSVDGPKIRARLGVVPQQDNLDTELTVRQNLQVYGRYFGLSRAHVKEKAGELLEFAQLSDRENAEVEALSGGMKRRLTIARSLVNDPELLLLDEPTTGLDPQARHLLWDRLFRLKANGVTLIITTHYMDEAEQLCDRLVVMDNGRIVAEGSPSGLIAKYSTREVLELRFPPGEAPPDLTRFAERVEVLADRALLYTPQGEAALERVTAEGIRPVSSLVRRSSLEDVFLRLTGRSLVE; encoded by the coding sequence ATGGTGCAGGCGAAGGCGCTGGTGAAGCGTTTCGGCGAGTTCGAGGCCGTGCGCGGGATCGACGTGCAGGTCAAGCGGGGCGAGGCGTTCGGATTCCTCGGGCCGAACGGGGCAGGCAAGTCCTCGACCATGCGGATGATCGCCACCGTCTCGCCGCGGTCGGACGGCGACCTCAAGGTGCTCGGCATGGATCCGAGCGTCGACGGGCCGAAGATCCGCGCCAGGCTCGGCGTGGTCCCGCAGCAGGACAACCTCGACACCGAACTCACCGTCCGGCAGAACCTGCAGGTCTACGGCCGCTACTTCGGGCTCTCCCGGGCGCACGTCAAGGAGAAGGCGGGGGAGCTGCTGGAGTTCGCGCAGCTGTCCGACCGCGAGAACGCCGAAGTGGAAGCGCTGTCCGGCGGGATGAAGCGCAGGCTCACCATCGCGCGCTCGCTGGTCAACGATCCCGAGCTGCTGCTGCTCGACGAGCCGACGACAGGGCTCGACCCGCAGGCCCGGCATCTGTTGTGGGACAGGCTGTTCCGCCTCAAGGCCAACGGCGTCACGCTCATCATCACTACGCACTACATGGATGAGGCGGAGCAGCTCTGCGACCGTCTGGTCGTCATGGACAACGGGCGGATCGTCGCCGAGGGCTCGCCGTCCGGGCTGATCGCCAAGTACTCCACCCGCGAGGTGCTGGAGCTGCGCTTCCCGCCGGGCGAGGCGCCGCCCGACCTGACCCGGTTCGCCGAGCGGGTCGAAGTCCTGGCCGACCGGGCGCTGCTCTACACGCCGCAGGGCGAGGCAGCCTTGGAACGGGTGACCGCCGAAGGGATCCGGCCGGTGTCGAGCCTGGTCCGGCGCAGCAGCCTGGAGGACGTCTTCCTCCGCCTCACCGGCCGATCGCTGGTGGAGTGA
- a CDS encoding ABC transporter permease, whose product MTTARSTGRVPGMWAGAWAQLEAYWTWYRRYWKATLYSSGLQPVLFLGAMGLGFGSQVEAGPATGGLPYLQYIAPCLLVAGAIQFAVGESTYAVLSGFKWQRHFVAATATPVSPGQVCGGHALWIALRLLLASVTYAVVAAFFGAWANAGVLIVIVIGVFAGMATAAPIMAFAAATHDEGERFGMLFRFVLMPMILFSGTFFPIAQLPLFLRWLAWISPLWHGNELARGATGAGPGALAMLGHFAFLCALGVAGAYLARRNFYRRLVV is encoded by the coding sequence ATGACCACCGCGCGGTCGACCGGCCGGGTGCCGGGAATGTGGGCGGGCGCCTGGGCGCAGCTTGAGGCTTACTGGACCTGGTACCGGCGCTATTGGAAGGCGACGCTGTATTCGAGCGGCCTGCAGCCCGTGCTGTTCCTCGGCGCGATGGGGCTCGGCTTCGGGTCGCAGGTGGAGGCCGGGCCCGCCACCGGCGGCCTGCCGTATCTGCAGTACATCGCGCCATGCCTGCTCGTCGCCGGCGCGATCCAGTTCGCCGTCGGCGAGTCGACGTACGCGGTGCTGTCCGGCTTCAAGTGGCAGCGGCATTTCGTGGCGGCCACGGCGACTCCGGTCAGCCCCGGCCAGGTGTGCGGCGGGCACGCGCTGTGGATCGCGCTCCGGCTGTTGCTGGCCTCGGTGACGTACGCGGTGGTCGCGGCGTTCTTCGGCGCTTGGGCCAATGCCGGGGTGCTGATCGTCATCGTGATCGGCGTGTTCGCCGGCATGGCGACCGCCGCGCCGATCATGGCCTTCGCGGCGGCGACCCATGACGAGGGGGAGCGGTTCGGCATGCTGTTCCGCTTCGTGCTGATGCCGATGATCCTGTTCAGCGGCACCTTCTTCCCGATCGCCCAGCTGCCACTCTTCCTACGCTGGCTCGCCTGGATTTCCCCGCTGTGGCACGGAAACGAACTCGCCCGCGGCGCCACCGGAGCCGGCCCCGGCGCACTCGCCATGCTGGGTCACTTCGCGTTCCTCTGCGCGCTCGGCGTCGCGGGCGCCTACCTGGCTCGCCGTAACTTCTATCGTCGGCTGGTGGTCTGA